A genomic region of Roseateles amylovorans contains the following coding sequences:
- a CDS encoding LytTR family DNA-binding domain-containing protein: MTQDDWLRFYLRRRTAFEWTAWTAILLGSALANTVTVYLDVQRARLPFEWWEVASWEFSSALMWILLVPWIVRAMDAKPLRWGQWRRNLPWHLLFSLICSLVHVLGMVALRKLVYAVQGHTYDFGPWARELGYEALKDVRSYAFVVVVAGAYRLMLWRWQGEASLLAEAPSTAPVPGPARLGTGSGDAVRASVDAHGRREDHDRTRGDASARAARPAPGDDCSPVHDDEVVRTVSSPGNGRSPDSGDAPLSIVLTAEDPTNGRSRNAGTPSDPADADADAAPLPPHARAMDKPPRPERLLVKKLGKEFLLPMAEIEWVQACGNYINLHRQHHDYPLRSTLSAFEQTLDPDEFVRVHRSYLVRLRLIEAIEPTEAGDAHLRLRDGSRLPCSRTYLDRLRQQLT; the protein is encoded by the coding sequence ATGACACAGGACGACTGGCTGCGCTTCTATCTCCGACGCCGCACCGCTTTCGAGTGGACGGCCTGGACGGCGATCCTGCTGGGGTCGGCGCTGGCCAACACGGTCACCGTGTATCTGGATGTCCAGCGAGCCCGGTTGCCGTTCGAGTGGTGGGAGGTGGCCAGTTGGGAATTCTCCAGCGCGCTGATGTGGATCCTGCTGGTCCCTTGGATCGTCCGCGCGATGGATGCCAAGCCGCTGCGATGGGGCCAATGGCGTCGCAACCTGCCCTGGCACCTGCTGTTCAGCCTGATCTGCAGCCTGGTGCATGTGCTGGGCATGGTGGCCCTGCGCAAGCTGGTCTATGCGGTGCAGGGGCACACCTACGACTTCGGCCCGTGGGCGCGGGAGCTGGGCTACGAGGCCCTCAAGGATGTGCGCAGCTATGCGTTCGTCGTGGTGGTTGCTGGCGCCTACCGGCTGATGCTGTGGCGCTGGCAGGGCGAGGCCAGCCTGCTGGCCGAGGCACCGTCGACGGCGCCCGTGCCGGGGCCGGCGCGTCTCGGGACTGGGTCTGGCGATGCAGTCCGGGCGTCCGTGGATGCGCATGGGCGCCGCGAAGACCATGATCGCACCCGTGGCGACGCTTCGGCTCGTGCCGCGCGCCCAGCGCCGGGCGATGACTGCAGCCCGGTGCACGACGACGAGGTCGTTCGCACGGTGTCGAGCCCGGGCAATGGGCGCAGCCCGGATTCCGGCGATGCCCCGCTGTCGATCGTGCTCACGGCTGAGGATCCAACGAACGGCCGCTCCCGCAACGCAGGCACACCCTCTGATCCTGCCGATGCCGATGCCGATGCCGCGCCGTTGCCACCCCACGCCCGCGCGATGGACAAGCCGCCGCGCCCCGAGCGTTTGCTGGTGAAAAAGCTGGGCAAGGAATTTTTGTTGCCGATGGCGGAAATCGAATGGGTGCAAGCCTGCGGCAACTACATCAACCTGCATCGGCAGCATCACGACTATCCGCTGCGCAGCACCTTGAGCGCCTTTGAGCAGACCCTCGATCCGGACGAATTCGTCCGCGTCCATCGCAGCTATCTGGTGCGCTTGCGGCTGATCGAGGCCATCGAGCCCACCGAGGCCGGCGATGCGCACCTGCGTCTGCGCGACGGCAGCCGGCTGCCCTGCAGTCGCACCTATCTCGACCGATTGCGACAGCAACTCACCTGA
- a CDS encoding acyltransferase family protein: protein MNSPSCPIPLPADSHAAPPPSHLGVPNTPLVDRRLTELDWLRVIAFGLLILYHVGMFYVSWDWHVKSPRPLVALESGMVWLNPWRMSLLFLIGGAALALMAERGQAGLLGLRSKRLLLPLIFGMIVIVPPQSYLEVVEKLHYSGSYLDFLSLYFQAYHGFCRDGHCLKLPTWNHLWFLPYLWVYSMVGLLALKASRWTTHAGWARLASGTRLLWVPWLLFALLRQHWMAQHPVTHDLVNDPYNHALSFSMFVLGMALFGHRDDRHGAWAAARQWRWLALGLAVAAQVGFTEWVAAYGESEIPQADLMALRSLSAARQWLPIVAALGWARQLLSHRDGPALRWLSMAVFPFYIVHQTVTVVSAHALAPLQWPLALEVSAVVAITALGCLLAAWLTMRLNWLRPWMGVAPRPAHGKPGSASARASARASARASA, encoded by the coding sequence ATGAACAGCCCTTCATGCCCCATTCCCCTGCCGGCGGACAGCCACGCTGCGCCGCCACCCTCCCACCTCGGCGTGCCGAACACACCGCTCGTCGACCGGCGGCTGACCGAACTGGACTGGCTCCGCGTCATCGCCTTCGGGCTCTTGATCCTCTATCACGTGGGGATGTTCTATGTGAGCTGGGACTGGCATGTGAAGTCGCCGCGCCCCCTCGTGGCGCTGGAATCGGGGATGGTGTGGCTGAACCCGTGGCGGATGTCGCTGCTGTTCCTGATCGGCGGGGCCGCGCTGGCGCTGATGGCGGAGCGCGGCCAGGCGGGTCTGCTGGGCCTGCGGTCCAAACGCCTGCTGCTGCCGCTGATCTTCGGAATGATCGTCATCGTGCCGCCGCAGTCGTATCTGGAGGTGGTCGAGAAGCTGCACTACAGCGGCAGCTACCTGGACTTCCTGTCGCTCTATTTCCAGGCCTATCACGGCTTCTGCCGCGACGGTCACTGCCTCAAGCTGCCGACCTGGAACCACTTGTGGTTTCTGCCGTATCTGTGGGTCTACTCGATGGTGGGCCTGCTGGCACTCAAGGCAAGTCGCTGGACCACCCACGCCGGCTGGGCGCGCCTGGCCAGCGGGACGCGCCTGCTGTGGGTGCCTTGGCTGCTGTTTGCCCTGCTGCGCCAGCATTGGATGGCACAGCATCCGGTCACCCACGACCTGGTGAACGATCCCTACAACCACGCGCTGTCGTTCTCGATGTTCGTGCTGGGGATGGCGCTGTTCGGCCACCGCGATGATCGTCACGGCGCCTGGGCGGCGGCGCGCCAATGGCGTTGGCTGGCACTGGGGCTGGCGGTCGCGGCACAGGTGGGCTTTACCGAATGGGTGGCCGCCTATGGCGAGTCCGAGATTCCGCAAGCCGATCTGATGGCGCTGCGATCACTCTCGGCGGCGCGGCAGTGGCTGCCGATCGTGGCGGCGCTCGGTTGGGCGAGGCAACTCTTGTCCCATCGGGATGGCCCGGCGTTGCGCTGGCTGTCGATGGCGGTGTTTCCGTTCTACATCGTGCATCAGACGGTCACCGTGGTCAGCGCGCATGCCCTGGCGCCGTTGCAATGGCCGCTGGCGCTGGAGGTCAGTGCGGTCGTCGCGATCACTGCGCTGGGTTGCCTGCTGGCCGCCTGGCTGACGATGCGATTGAATTGGCTGCGCCCGTGGATGGGCGTCGCACCGCGCCCGGCGCACGGGAAACCGGGATCGGCGTCGGCGCGAGCATCTGCACGCGCATCTGCACGCGCATCTGCCTAG
- a CDS encoding MerR family transcriptional regulator, giving the protein MDIALPAIPAKRYFTIGEVSELCGVKPYVLRYWEQEFTQLKPMKRRGNRRYYQHHEVLLIRRIRDLLYDQGFTISGARNQLIESGHSQNAHDFRAEALVAAAQIENAREYQRALAADVADGSAHTTVSLEKLSLEQVRDELLAIRESLLA; this is encoded by the coding sequence ATGGACATCGCGCTTCCCGCCATTCCTGCCAAGCGTTACTTCACCATCGGTGAGGTGAGTGAGCTGTGCGGCGTGAAGCCCTACGTGCTTCGCTACTGGGAGCAGGAGTTCACCCAGCTCAAGCCGATGAAGCGGCGCGGCAATCGCCGCTACTACCAGCACCATGAAGTGCTGCTGATCCGCCGCATTCGTGATCTGCTGTATGACCAGGGCTTCACCATCAGCGGCGCGCGCAATCAGCTGATCGAGTCCGGCCATTCGCAAAACGCGCATGACTTCCGCGCCGAGGCCCTGGTGGCCGCCGCGCAGATCGAGAACGCCCGCGAATACCAACGCGCACTCGCGGCGGATGTGGCCGACGGCTCGGCGCACACCACCGTCTCGCTCGAGAAACTCTCGCTGGAGCAGGTGCGCGACGAATTGTTGGCCATTCGAGAGAGTTTGCTTGCATGA
- a CDS encoding integration host factor subunit alpha — MSDDELNAQARVLLGSLETPTLTKAELAELLFDKLGLNKRESKDMVEAFFDIIHDSLSSGREVKLSGFGNFNIRRKAPRPGRNPRTGEAIPIAARNVVTFHASHKLKEAVQGNTPAAGDFE, encoded by the coding sequence ATGAGCGACGACGAATTGAATGCGCAGGCCCGGGTGCTGCTCGGCAGCTTGGAAACGCCGACGCTGACCAAGGCCGAGCTGGCCGAACTGCTGTTCGACAAGCTCGGTCTGAACAAGCGCGAGTCCAAGGACATGGTCGAAGCCTTCTTCGACATCATTCACGACAGCCTGTCCAGCGGTCGCGAGGTGAAGCTGTCGGGCTTCGGCAACTTCAACATCCGGCGCAAGGCACCGCGGCCCGGGCGCAATCCGCGCACCGGGGAGGCGATCCCCATTGCGGCGCGTAATGTGGTGACGTTTCACGCCAGTCACAAATTGAAAGAAGCGGTCCAAGGCAACACGCCGGCGGCCGGAGACTTCGAGTAG
- the pheT gene encoding phenylalanine--tRNA ligase subunit beta: MQFPESWLRAFCNPALNTQELAELLTMSGLEVEELRPVAPPFHGIVVAEIVEAVQHPDADRLRVCKVNAGGPELLQIVCGAPNARVGIRVPLATIGAELPPGDDGKPFKIGKGKLRGVDSFGMLCSARELKLAEDHGGLLELALDVPIGQNIRDHLKLDDTLFTLKLTPNLAHALSVYGIAREVSALTGAPLIAPDIRPSSVAHQDKLPVRIEAPDLCGRFSGRIVRNVNTQAKTPAWMVDRLARCGQRSVSPLVDISNYVMFELGRPSHIFDLDKIHGELVVRWGKAGEQLKLLNGNTIELDAQVGVIADREQVESLAGIMGGDATAVSDATRNVYVEAAFWWPKAVMGRSRRFNFSTDAGHRFERGVDPAGTVDHIERITQLIQEICGGDAGPMDDQTVALPERKPVALRVERAAKIIGMPLTQAECEGVFQRLGLEFSVTAPGVLTVVPPTFRFDIQIEEDLIEEIIRVLGYPKLPSTPPLAPVVGKVRSESRRAVHALRHAMAARDYFETINFSFVEARWEQELAGNAAPIQLLNPIAAPLAVMRTSLLGSLVQVLRNNLSRKAPRVRVFEIGRVFLRDASVVESDTTIAGIAQPMRLAGLAWGPADQQQWGQKDRPVDFFDVKGDLEALFAPRVLSFEPAEHPALHPGRSARVLLDGDAIGVIGELHPKWRQGYELPSAPVLFELSLDAVLARTLPQGKGVPRLQAVQRDLAVIVGEQVTHAALMQAIEASGEALVRSARLFDVFKPAQPSGELKAGERSLAVRLELLDDENTLTDERIEQAVAKVVAQLGEQLGARLRG, encoded by the coding sequence ATGCAATTCCCTGAGTCCTGGCTGCGGGCCTTCTGCAATCCCGCGCTGAACACCCAAGAGCTGGCCGAGCTGCTGACGATGTCCGGTCTGGAAGTCGAAGAGCTGCGTCCGGTGGCGCCGCCCTTCCACGGCATCGTCGTCGCCGAGATCGTCGAAGCCGTCCAGCATCCGGATGCCGACCGACTGCGCGTGTGCAAGGTCAATGCCGGCGGACCGGAGCTGTTGCAGATCGTCTGCGGCGCGCCGAATGCCCGCGTGGGCATCCGCGTGCCGCTGGCCACCATCGGCGCCGAACTGCCCCCGGGCGATGACGGCAAACCGTTCAAGATCGGCAAGGGCAAGCTGCGCGGCGTCGACAGCTTCGGCATGCTGTGCTCGGCCCGCGAGCTGAAGCTGGCAGAGGACCATGGTGGTCTGCTGGAACTGGCGCTGGATGTGCCGATCGGCCAGAACATCCGCGACCACCTGAAGCTTGACGACACGCTGTTCACGCTGAAGCTGACGCCCAACCTGGCGCATGCCTTGAGCGTCTACGGCATCGCTCGCGAGGTCTCCGCCCTGACCGGCGCCCCGCTGATCGCGCCCGACATCCGACCCTCTTCCGTCGCCCATCAGGACAAGCTGCCGGTGCGCATCGAGGCGCCGGACCTGTGCGGTCGCTTCTCCGGTCGCATCGTGCGCAACGTCAACACGCAGGCGAAGACGCCGGCGTGGATGGTGGATCGCCTGGCGCGTTGCGGCCAGCGTTCGGTCTCGCCGCTGGTCGACATTTCCAACTATGTGATGTTCGAGCTGGGTCGTCCGTCCCACATCTTCGACCTGGACAAGATCCACGGCGAATTGGTCGTGCGCTGGGGCAAGGCCGGCGAGCAGTTGAAGCTGTTGAACGGCAACACCATCGAGCTGGATGCGCAGGTGGGCGTGATCGCCGACCGCGAGCAGGTCGAGTCTCTGGCCGGCATCATGGGCGGGGACGCGACGGCAGTGTCCGACGCGACCCGCAACGTCTATGTCGAGGCCGCGTTCTGGTGGCCCAAGGCGGTGATGGGGCGTTCGCGCCGCTTCAATTTCTCCACCGATGCGGGACATCGTTTCGAGCGGGGCGTGGATCCGGCCGGCACGGTGGACCACATCGAGCGCATCACCCAACTGATCCAGGAGATCTGCGGCGGAGATGCCGGCCCGATGGACGACCAGACCGTCGCACTGCCCGAGCGCAAGCCGGTGGCGCTGCGTGTCGAGCGCGCCGCGAAGATCATCGGCATGCCGCTGACCCAGGCGGAGTGTGAAGGCGTGTTCCAGCGCCTGGGCCTGGAATTCAGCGTCACCGCGCCGGGCGTGCTGACGGTGGTCCCGCCCACGTTCCGCTTTGACATCCAGATTGAGGAAGACCTCATCGAGGAAATCATCCGCGTGCTGGGCTATCCCAAGCTGCCGTCCACGCCGCCGTTGGCGCCGGTGGTCGGCAAGGTGCGCTCGGAGTCGCGCCGCGCGGTGCACGCCTTGCGCCATGCCATGGCCGCGCGAGACTATTTCGAGACGATCAACTTCAGCTTTGTCGAAGCGCGTTGGGAGCAGGAATTGGCCGGCAATGCTGCGCCGATCCAACTGCTGAATCCGATCGCCGCGCCCCTGGCGGTGATGCGCACCAGCCTGCTGGGCTCGCTGGTGCAGGTGCTGCGCAACAACCTGTCGCGCAAGGCGCCGCGCGTTCGCGTCTTCGAGATCGGGCGTGTGTTCCTGCGGGATGCTTCCGTCGTCGAAAGCGACACCACCATCGCCGGCATCGCCCAGCCGATGCGACTGGCCGGCCTGGCCTGGGGCCCGGCCGATCAGCAGCAATGGGGACAGAAAGACCGCCCGGTCGACTTCTTCGATGTGAAGGGCGATCTGGAAGCGCTGTTCGCGCCCCGCGTGCTGAGCTTCGAGCCGGCCGAGCATCCTGCGCTGCATCCGGGCCGCAGCGCCCGTGTGCTGCTGGACGGCGACGCCATCGGCGTGATCGGCGAGCTGCATCCGAAATGGCGTCAGGGCTATGAACTGCCCAGCGCCCCGGTGCTGTTCGAGCTGTCGCTCGATGCGGTGCTGGCCCGCACCCTGCCGCAGGGCAAGGGCGTGCCGCGGCTACAGGCGGTGCAGCGGGATCTGGCGGTGATCGTCGGCGAGCAGGTCACGCACGCTGCTTTGATGCAAGCCATCGAAGCCAGCGGCGAAGCCCTGGTACGCTCCGCGCGTTTGTTCGACGTCTTCAAGCCGGCCCAACCGTCGGGTGAACTGAAGGCGGGCGAGCGCAGCCTGGCCGTCCGGCTGGAACTGCTGGACGACGAGAACACCCTGACCGATGAGCGCATCGAGCAGGCGGTGGCCAAGGTGGTGGCGCAACTGGGCGAACAGCTCGGCGCGCGGCTGCGCGGCTGA
- a CDS encoding phenylalanine--tRNA ligase subunit alpha gives MNDLDQLLQQATGDFAAAATPADLENAKARFLGKTGQVTDLMKGMASLPVEEKKTRGAQINQLKQGIEAALAARRQALADAELEKQLKAEALDVTLPGRQRGTGGLHPITRAMERIEAIFGSMGFDVADGPEIENDWFNFTALNTPEDHPARSMHDTFYIEGGHVLRTHTSPMQIRYAVQHVKKHRHLIDAGQPMPEIRVIAPGRTYRVDSDATHSPMFHQVEGLWVGENISFKDLKSVYVNFMQQFFETTDMEIRFRPSYFPFTEPSAEIDMMFGTGPLKGRWLEVSGSGQVHPQVIRNMGLDPERYIGFAFGSGIDRLAMLRYGVNDLRLFFDGDLRFLSQFK, from the coding sequence ATGAACGACCTCGATCAATTGCTGCAACAGGCCACCGGCGATTTCGCCGCCGCCGCCACGCCCGCCGATCTGGAGAACGCCAAGGCCCGCTTCCTGGGCAAGACCGGCCAGGTCACCGATCTGATGAAGGGCATGGCGAGCCTGCCGGTCGAGGAGAAAAAGACCCGCGGCGCGCAGATCAACCAGCTCAAGCAGGGCATCGAGGCGGCACTCGCCGCGCGTCGCCAGGCGCTCGCCGACGCGGAGCTGGAAAAGCAGCTCAAGGCCGAGGCGCTGGACGTCACGCTGCCCGGCCGCCAGCGCGGCACTGGCGGCCTCCACCCGATCACCCGCGCCATGGAGCGGATCGAGGCCATCTTCGGCTCGATGGGCTTCGACGTGGCCGACGGCCCCGAGATCGAGAACGACTGGTTCAACTTCACCGCGCTCAACACGCCCGAGGACCATCCGGCCCGCTCGATGCACGACACCTTCTACATCGAGGGGGGGCATGTCTTGCGCACCCACACCAGCCCGATGCAGATCCGCTATGCGGTGCAGCACGTCAAGAAGCATCGCCATCTGATCGACGCCGGGCAACCCATGCCCGAGATCCGGGTGATCGCCCCCGGACGCACCTACCGGGTCGACAGCGATGCCACCCACTCGCCGATGTTCCACCAGGTCGAAGGCCTGTGGGTGGGCGAGAACATCAGCTTCAAGGACCTCAAGTCCGTCTACGTGAACTTCATGCAGCAGTTCTTCGAGACGACGGACATGGAGATCCGCTTCCGCCCCAGCTACTTCCCGTTCACCGAGCCCAGCGCCGAGATCGACATGATGTTCGGCACCGGACCGCTGAAGGGCCGCTGGCTGGAAGTGTCCGGTTCCGGTCAGGTGCATCCGCAAGTGATCCGCAACATGGGCCTGGATCCGGAGCGCTACATCGGTTTCGCGTTTGGTTCCGGCATCGACCGGCTGGCCATGCTCCGCTACGGCGTCAACGACCTGCGGCTGTTCTTCGACGGCGACCTGCGATTCCTGTCGCAGTTCAAGTAA
- the rplT gene encoding 50S ribosomal protein L20, with amino-acid sequence MPRVKRGVTARARHKKVLALAKGFRGRRKNVFRIAKQAVMKAGQYAYRDRRAKKRVFRQLWIARINAASRGLGLSYSKFVAGLKKAQIDIDRKVLADLAVNDPAGFASIFAKVKAALA; translated from the coding sequence ATGCCTCGCGTCAAACGTGGTGTAACCGCCCGTGCTCGTCACAAGAAGGTCCTGGCTCTGGCCAAGGGCTTCCGTGGTCGTCGTAAGAACGTCTTCCGCATCGCCAAGCAGGCGGTGATGAAGGCGGGCCAATACGCCTACCGTGACCGCCGTGCCAAGAAGCGCGTGTTCCGCCAGCTGTGGATTGCCCGTATCAACGCGGCAAGCCGTGGCCTGGGTCTGAGCTACAGCAAGTTCGTGGCTGGCCTGAAGAAGGCCCAGATCGACATCGACCGCAAGGTCCTGGCCGATCTCGCCGTCAACGATCCTGCTGGTTTTGCCAGCATCTTCGCCAAGGTGAAGGCCGCGCTCGCTTAA
- the rpmI gene encoding 50S ribosomal protein L35 codes for MPKMKTKSSAKKRFRVRPGGTVKRGQAFKRHILTKKTTKNKRQLRGAANVHETNMGHIAAMLPFAGL; via the coding sequence ATGCCCAAGATGAAGACCAAGAGCAGCGCGAAGAAGCGTTTTCGCGTCCGTCCGGGTGGCACCGTCAAGCGCGGTCAAGCGTTCAAGCGCCACATCCTGACCAAGAAGACCACGAAGAACAAGCGCCAGCTCCGCGGCGCCGCGAACGTGCATGAGACCAACATGGGCCACATCGCTGCGATGCTGCCCTTCGCTGGTCTGTAA
- the infC gene encoding translation initiation factor IF-3 has protein sequence MATFADRRAIPERKHRLNREIIASEVRLNGPENEPLGIVSIQEALRMAGDLDVDLVEIAATAVPPVCRLMDYGKFKYQEQKRAAEAKAKQKVIEVKEVKFRPGTDEGDYQIKMRNLRRFIAEDGDKGKVTLRYRGREITHQDIGMRMLERIRDELSDVAVVEHMPKLEGRQMIMVLAPKKR, from the coding sequence ATCGCTACTTTTGCTGACCGTCGTGCGATTCCCGAGCGCAAGCACCGGTTGAACCGCGAAATCATCGCCTCCGAAGTCCGCCTGAATGGCCCAGAAAACGAGCCGCTTGGCATCGTGAGCATTCAAGAGGCACTGCGCATGGCCGGTGACCTGGACGTCGATCTGGTCGAGATCGCAGCCACGGCAGTCCCTCCGGTCTGCCGGCTGATGGACTACGGCAAGTTCAAATACCAGGAGCAGAAGCGCGCCGCGGAAGCCAAGGCGAAGCAGAAGGTCATCGAGGTCAAGGAAGTCAAGTTTCGTCCGGGTACGGACGAAGGCGACTACCAGATCAAGATGCGCAATCTGCGTCGCTTCATTGCTGAGGACGGCGACAAGGGCAAGGTCACGCTGCGTTATCGCGGCCGCGAGATCACCCACCAGGACATCGGCATGCGCATGCTGGAGCGCATCCGTGATGAACTGTCGGATGTCGCGGTCGTCGAGCACATGCCCAAGCTCGAAGGTCGGCAGATGATCATGGTGTTGGCGCCCAAGAAGCGTTGA